The Cohaesibacter intestini genome includes a window with the following:
- a CDS encoding pyridoxal phosphate-dependent aminotransferase, translating to MLRISKRGAIQPFLAMDVMARANALEKDGQQIVHMEVGQPGAPAPRLVREAAEKALIDGRIGYTDAMGIAPLKERIAQHYMDQYGVSVSPDSIAVTTGSSAGFNLAFLALFEVGDRVILPSPGYPAYRNILAALGLEVVEVETRAKDRWCLTAQAIRSAHAQKPVKGVLIASPANPSGTIMEPDALQSVIETCEELGIWFISDEIYHGLDYGMKAETALRYSPNVVIINSFSKYYCMTGWRIGWMVLPEQARRSVECLGQSLYISAPMLSQVAAIAAFDAREELEGIKAGYGRNRAFLKEALPALGLGDFMPMDGAFYAYCNVSRLTNDSMDFAKRSLTEAGVALTPGADFDTTRGHHYVRMSFAGTEEDMHEAVRRLKAWL from the coding sequence ATGCTCAGGATTTCCAAACGCGGTGCGATCCAGCCGTTTCTGGCGATGGATGTGATGGCGCGGGCCAATGCGCTGGAAAAGGACGGCCAACAGATCGTCCATATGGAGGTCGGGCAGCCCGGAGCGCCCGCGCCCCGTCTGGTGCGCGAGGCGGCGGAAAAGGCGCTGATTGACGGGCGCATCGGCTATACCGACGCAATGGGCATTGCACCGCTCAAAGAGCGGATTGCGCAGCATTACATGGACCAATATGGGGTATCGGTGTCGCCTGATAGCATTGCCGTCACCACCGGGTCGAGTGCAGGGTTCAATCTGGCATTTTTGGCATTGTTTGAGGTCGGCGATCGTGTGATTCTGCCAAGCCCCGGCTATCCTGCCTATCGCAACATCTTGGCGGCGCTGGGTCTCGAGGTGGTCGAGGTGGAAACAAGGGCAAAAGATCGTTGGTGCCTGACGGCGCAGGCCATTCGCTCGGCGCATGCCCAGAAGCCTGTCAAAGGCGTGTTGATTGCCTCGCCCGCCAATCCGTCTGGCACGATCATGGAGCCTGACGCTCTGCAATCGGTGATCGAGACTTGCGAAGAGCTTGGTATCTGGTTCATTTCCGACGAGATCTATCACGGGCTTGATTATGGCATGAAGGCGGAGACTGCCCTTCGCTATTCCCCCAATGTGGTGATCATCAACTCCTTCTCCAAATATTATTGCATGACCGGTTGGCGGATCGGCTGGATGGTGCTGCCTGAACAGGCCCGGCGCTCTGTCGAGTGCCTTGGCCAAAGCCTTTATATTTCTGCACCGATGCTTTCTCAGGTGGCGGCGATTGCTGCTTTTGATGCGCGCGAGGAACTCGAAGGCATCAAGGCGGGCTATGGGCGCAACCGGGCCTTTCTGAAAGAAGCCCTGCCTGCGTTGGGGTTGGGCGACTTCATGCCGATGGATGGCGCTTTCTATGCCTATTGCAATGTCAGCCGACTGACCAATGACTCGATGGATTTTGCCAAACGGTCATTGACCGAGGCTGGTGTCGCTTTGACGCCGGGCGCCGACTTCGATACCACGCGCGGCCATCATTATGTGCGGATGTCTTTTGCCGGGACCGAAGAGGATATGCATGAAGCGGTTCGGCGTCTGAAGGCATGGTTGTGA
- a CDS encoding ribonuclease E/G, which translates to MANQMLVDATHPEETRVVVVRGNRVEEFDFESANRKQLRGNIYLAKVTRVEPSLQAAFVDYGGNRHGFLAFSEIHPDYYQIPVADRQALLEEEKGHGNDDDDVEASSEKEKPSKEKKPRKSRRRSSRSSRKNAEDKAEAQATEAQETTNEQSEATDVEAAADAAASSSSETTDAPVVADAGDAGSATEPTSAPESAPSDDEAFVTAYEGDEAAIDLSKDDASDDSDGSGTPPAQAHAVAEAESVSADPEDIEEAEELDDEDHVSFEAVDDEDDEDDDSDEESDVEHVGAEDALEEVPERRSRRRTRQYKIQEVIKRRQILLVQVVKEERGNKGAALTTYLSLAGRYSVLMPNTARGGGISRKITNVTDRKRLKQIASDLEVADGMGVILRTAGASRTKTEIKRDFEYLLRLWENVRDLTLKSAAPLLVYEEGSLIKRSIRDLYNKDIDQVLVAGDEGYKEAKGFMKMLMPSHARNVQPYREPQPIFTRMGIESQLDAMFSPQVTLKSGGYIVIDQTEALVSIDVNSGRSTREHNIEDTALSTNLEAAEEISRQLRLRDLAGLVVIDFIDMEEKRNNRAVEKRLKDCLKSDRARIQVGRISHFGLLEMSRQRIRTGVLESTMDPCPHCHGTGYVRAAASVALLILRTIEDHLLKGVTHHVVVKTRTNVALYILNQKRNNLFELENRFGVSITIEVDDSLEGKHLEIERGEPLEQPVAPTQTVSMILTDDLDDDLTETEIQEDRERDEESSSKKRRRRRRRRKSNSDMQADAQNSSDDQSDDESDNGSDNEEQSASDEEGNEDKPKKSRRRGRRGGRRNRRNRNGQDDMSADGNDGETNTDADGDNANSNEASSETPSESGSVADTAGDEATQAESTDSPEPVAQTPTDEAPVADTPAEAAPAEAVEDVVSDTAAAPVLESEEAAPVVEEKAEAVTDSQPEEAAPATESSDAAEAESEDDAAKAPEGEGETPETSAKASTEQEETKPEDKRPKRSGWWNRSGFL; encoded by the coding sequence ATGGCAAATCAAATGCTCGTTGATGCGACGCATCCGGAGGAAACCCGGGTGGTTGTCGTACGCGGCAATCGGGTTGAGGAATTCGACTTCGAGTCCGCCAATCGCAAACAATTGCGTGGCAATATCTATCTAGCCAAAGTCACCAGAGTTGAACCTTCTCTGCAGGCGGCTTTCGTCGATTACGGTGGCAATCGCCATGGCTTTCTCGCTTTTAGTGAAATTCATCCGGACTATTATCAAATCCCGGTTGCCGATCGTCAGGCTCTTCTGGAAGAAGAAAAAGGCCATGGCAACGATGATGATGATGTAGAGGCAAGTTCCGAGAAGGAAAAGCCCAGCAAAGAGAAGAAGCCGCGCAAGTCGCGCCGTCGCTCTTCGCGGTCCAGCCGCAAGAATGCGGAAGACAAGGCAGAAGCTCAGGCAACTGAGGCTCAGGAAACGACAAACGAACAGAGTGAAGCAACGGACGTGGAAGCCGCTGCTGATGCTGCTGCGTCGTCTTCTTCTGAAACCACTGATGCGCCTGTCGTTGCAGACGCTGGCGATGCAGGATCCGCTACGGAACCAACGTCTGCTCCGGAAAGCGCACCTTCAGATGACGAAGCGTTTGTCACCGCCTATGAAGGCGACGAGGCCGCGATTGATCTGAGCAAAGACGACGCCTCCGACGACAGCGACGGATCCGGGACACCACCGGCTCAGGCCCACGCCGTTGCCGAAGCAGAAAGCGTCAGCGCCGATCCGGAAGACATCGAGGAAGCGGAAGAGCTGGACGACGAAGACCATGTCTCGTTTGAAGCCGTCGATGACGAGGACGATGAAGACGACGACAGCGATGAAGAGTCCGATGTCGAGCATGTTGGTGCCGAAGACGCCTTGGAAGAAGTGCCGGAGCGCCGCTCCCGCCGTCGCACCCGTCAGTATAAAATTCAGGAAGTTATCAAGCGCCGCCAAATCCTGCTTGTGCAGGTGGTGAAAGAAGAACGTGGCAACAAGGGCGCAGCCCTGACCACCTACCTCTCGCTGGCTGGCCGCTACTCGGTTCTGATGCCAAACACCGCCCGTGGCGGCGGCATCTCCCGCAAAATCACCAATGTCACCGACCGCAAGCGTCTCAAGCAGATCGCCTCTGACCTTGAAGTGGCCGACGGCATGGGCGTCATCCTGCGCACCGCTGGTGCCTCGCGCACCAAGACCGAAATCAAGCGTGACTTCGAATATCTCTTGCGCCTGTGGGAGAATGTCCGCGATCTGACCTTGAAGTCGGCAGCGCCATTGTTGGTCTATGAGGAGGGCTCGCTGATCAAGCGATCCATCCGGGACCTCTATAACAAGGATATCGATCAGGTCCTTGTGGCGGGCGATGAAGGCTACAAGGAAGCCAAGGGCTTCATGAAGATGCTGATGCCGAGCCATGCCCGGAATGTTCAGCCTTATCGCGAGCCACAGCCGATCTTTACCCGCATGGGCATCGAGAGCCAGCTCGACGCAATGTTCAGCCCGCAGGTCACCCTCAAGTCCGGCGGCTATATCGTCATTGATCAGACCGAAGCGCTCGTCTCCATCGACGTCAACTCCGGTCGCTCTACCCGCGAGCACAATATCGAAGACACCGCCCTGTCGACCAACCTTGAGGCAGCCGAAGAGATTTCGCGTCAGCTCCGCTTGCGCGATCTGGCTGGCCTTGTGGTCATCGATTTCATCGACATGGAAGAGAAACGCAACAACCGTGCGGTTGAGAAGCGTCTGAAGGACTGCTTGAAGTCAGATCGCGCCCGCATTCAGGTTGGTCGCATTTCCCATTTCGGGCTGCTTGAAATGTCCCGCCAGCGCATTCGCACCGGCGTGCTGGAAAGCACCATGGACCCCTGCCCGCATTGCCATGGCACCGGCTATGTGCGTGCAGCAGCCTCTGTGGCCTTGCTGATCCTGCGGACCATTGAAGATCATTTGCTCAAGGGTGTGACCCACCATGTGGTCGTCAAGACCCGCACCAATGTGGCGCTCTATATCCTCAACCAGAAACGAAACAATCTGTTTGAGCTGGAAAACCGCTTTGGCGTCTCCATCACCATCGAGGTGGATGACAGCCTGGAAGGCAAACATCTGGAAATCGAACGGGGCGAGCCGCTGGAACAGCCAGTTGCGCCAACCCAGACTGTGTCGATGATCCTGACCGATGATCTGGATGACGATCTGACGGAAACCGAGATTCAGGAAGACCGCGAACGCGACGAGGAAAGCAGCTCGAAAAAGCGCCGCCGCCGTCGTCGTCGCCGCAAGTCCAACTCGGACATGCAAGCCGATGCACAGAATTCGTCGGACGATCAGTCTGACGACGAGTCCGACAATGGCAGTGACAATGAAGAACAGTCTGCATCGGACGAGGAAGGCAACGAAGACAAGCCCAAAAAGAGCCGCCGCCGCGGCCGTCGGGGTGGTCGTCGCAACCGTCGCAACCGCAATGGTCAGGACGACATGTCCGCCGATGGCAACGACGGTGAGACCAACACGGACGCTGACGGTGACAACGCCAACAGCAACGAAGCATCCTCTGAAACGCCATCTGAATCCGGTTCTGTAGCAGACACGGCTGGTGATGAAGCCACACAGGCGGAAAGCACTGACAGCCCTGAACCTGTTGCGCAAACCCCGACAGATGAAGCGCCAGTCGCAGATACGCCTGCCGAGGCCGCGCCTGCAGAGGCAGTTGAAGACGTGGTTTCTGACACTGCTGCTGCGCCGGTTCTTGAGAGCGAAGAAGCAGCGCCTGTTGTTGAGGAAAAAGCAGAAGCGGTGACCGATAGTCAGCCAGAAGAGGCAGCACCGGCAACCGAGTCCTCCGATGCTGCTGAGGCCGAAAGCGAAGACGACGCAGCCAAAGCCCCAGAGGGCGAAGGCGAGACACCGGAGACGTCTGCCAAGGCATCGACCGAACAGGAAGAAACAAAGCCGGAAGACAAGCGTCCGAAACGCTCTGGCTGGTGGAACCGCTCCGGTTTCCTCTAG